One segment of Radiobacillus kanasensis DNA contains the following:
- a CDS encoding putative holin-like toxin, which produces MNTVAVIFLVLFAGGTFLVALLEYIRKLINDSNKK; this is translated from the coding sequence ATGAATACAGTCGCCGTGATATTTCTGGTTCTGTTTGCTGGCGGGACTTTTCTCGTTGCATTGCTTGAATACATTAGGAAACTCATCAATGATTCCAACAAAAAGTGA
- a CDS encoding sulfite exporter TauE/SafE family protein, whose product METALFFICIILVASILQTSTGFGFSIMATPFLLMIFLPKEAIQINLILSLVISLSLIWKIKADIEFTLLKRFIVGSIVGVPFGILIFISINMNAFKMGVSILLLMLTLLLICNFKVKPSQSKDFIVGGISGLLTTSIGMPGPPLLLYFTGVGTEKEKLRATTLAFYLFIYLISLITQIIITGTSKTILESSLYAIPIVFIGLFIGQIVFKWINQRIFRLFTYILLSCTGFYLLLESLNFL is encoded by the coding sequence TTGGAGACGGCATTATTTTTTATATGTATTATACTGGTGGCTTCTATCTTGCAAACTAGCACAGGCTTTGGCTTCTCTATTATGGCGACCCCTTTTTTGCTGATGATATTTTTGCCAAAAGAAGCCATACAAATAAATCTTATTTTATCTTTAGTTATCTCTCTATCATTAATTTGGAAGATAAAAGCGGATATTGAGTTTACACTTTTAAAAAGGTTTATAGTAGGGAGTATTGTTGGTGTTCCTTTTGGGATTTTGATCTTTATCTCTATTAACATGAACGCTTTTAAAATGGGAGTTAGTATCCTTCTTTTAATGTTAACATTGCTACTGATATGCAATTTTAAAGTTAAACCATCACAGTCGAAAGACTTTATAGTTGGAGGTATATCGGGTCTTCTTACGACAAGTATCGGTATGCCAGGACCTCCGTTATTGCTTTATTTTACAGGAGTTGGAACTGAAAAAGAAAAGCTAAGGGCAACGACTTTGGCTTTTTATCTGTTTATATATTTGATTAGCCTGATTACCCAAATCATCATCACGGGTACCAGCAAAACTATCTTGGAATCTAGTCTCTATGCCATTCCAATCGTATTTATTGGGCTATTTATTGGTCAGATTGTTTTCAAATGGATTAATCAACGGATATTTAGATTATTTACTTACATCCTTTTGAGCTGTACGGGTTTCTATCTTCTGCTTGAAAGTTTGAATTTTCTGTAG
- a CDS encoding DUF3231 family protein produces the protein MDIEDIKLTSAEIGTLWGEYVNGTAVNTVNKYMLSIIEDEKIKNLFEKAVHTFDKQKNQIATFLENDGFPIPVGFTDSDLNKGTKRLFSDIFCLHYLQIMTLHGLLGHTTSLSSSVRKDLRSFYDSCDNDGKEMYHLTTELLLEKGHYQRDPYFFPEANPTFVSGQEFIDGYGDKRPLAATEIIALSLNMKKKILGKVLSIGFSQVTKSKDVRKFIKSAQKTSDEQIQSLGKILHQDNLPIPMSWETEVTESQDAPFSDKLMLYHVGFLLQVSQSYHGAGLASAMRTDLLIAYEKIILKNLTVTKQWFNLMTKYKWLEQPPLAPNRKEIAKDK, from the coding sequence ATGGATATAGAGGATATAAAACTTACATCTGCCGAAATAGGAACATTATGGGGCGAATATGTAAACGGAACAGCTGTCAATACTGTAAACAAGTATATGCTATCTATTATCGAAGACGAAAAGATTAAAAACCTATTCGAAAAAGCAGTACATACATTTGATAAGCAGAAGAATCAGATTGCCACTTTTCTTGAAAATGATGGATTTCCAATTCCAGTTGGATTTACAGATTCCGATCTTAATAAAGGAACAAAACGATTGTTTTCGGATATATTTTGTTTGCACTATCTACAGATTATGACATTACATGGTTTATTAGGGCACACTACATCTTTGAGCTCTTCTGTTAGAAAAGACTTACGATCTTTTTATGATTCCTGTGATAATGATGGAAAAGAAATGTACCACCTCACGACGGAATTACTACTAGAAAAGGGACATTATCAAAGAGATCCTTACTTTTTTCCAGAAGCTAATCCTACATTTGTTTCAGGTCAGGAATTCATAGATGGATACGGAGATAAAAGACCTTTAGCTGCAACAGAGATAATTGCTCTTTCCTTAAATATGAAAAAAAAGATCCTAGGAAAAGTGCTGTCGATTGGATTTAGCCAAGTTACTAAATCAAAAGATGTACGGAAATTTATAAAATCAGCGCAGAAAACGTCGGATGAACAAATCCAATCATTAGGCAAAATACTTCACCAGGATAATTTGCCTATACCAATGTCTTGGGAAACAGAGGTTACGGAATCCCAGGATGCACCTTTTTCAGATAAGTTAATGTTATATCACGTAGGATTTTTACTACAAGTCTCACAGTCTTACCACGGAGCAGGTCTCGCATCAGCGATGCGAACAGACCTTTTAATAGCTTATGAAAAAATCATACTAAAGAACCTGACGGTTACAAAACAGTGGTTTAACTTAATGACAAAATACAAGTGGTTAGAGCAACCACCACTTGCCCCAAATCGAAAAGAAATTGCAAAAGATAAGTAA
- a CDS encoding glycoside hydrolase family 3 protein codes for MKKAKRYVRMVVSVLLVFVLTTQGWHSSMVKVSSVEKTYEYPFRNPNLPLDERVEDLLSRLTLDEKVSLLHQYQPAIPRLGIESFRTGTEALHGAAWLGEATVFPQATGLANTWNEELIQEVGSAVGDEVRAFHKLYPEDVGLSVWAPVVDLQRDPRAGRNAEGFGEDPYLTGKISTAYSQGLKGDDPFYVKTIPTLKHFLGYNNEENRGASSSSLDPRNLYEYQLKSFEYAIKSKAALSMMPAYNSINGKPANLSPLMEDVVKKQWADDFFVVSDAGDISGLVNDHKYVDTYAEAAALSIKAGVDSLTDQSADSETVLKWIHDALDQSLLTEADIDNAVRNILPLRFRTGEFDGPALDPYADIDASVINSEEHQKLALKTAQEQLVLLKNEKDALPLEKDTKGEVAVIGPLADQVFNDFYSGTLPYTVTTLEGVKSKLSEEQVEFSRGVNQIALKSSATGKYVTASPEGNVNLTADAESVGKNETFSLYDFGWDQYLLRSHANDKYVSNTFSEDVKNNESSPGRQENVQGSQDWFTYQNYNYEQQEDGTFSLYNYQWGHWDTGLEGGRYVTVGTEAPHKLIATKESVEGKAEKFEQTIVVDGEKEAQQVAKDAETAIVVVGDQTLLNSRETIDRQDIILPPSQKELIEKVAAVNKNTIVVLISSYPMAMPEIEENPNVKAILYSTHGGQEEGTAIADALFGDYAPAGRLNQTWYKSEAQLPDIMEYDIIKGERTYQYFEGEALYPFGHGLTYTDFKYHNLRLSSHKIEADEEVKVTVDVTNVGDIASDEVVQLYVHDKKSSVKRPIKELEGFDRIYLEPNETKTVTFNLPASELAFWDVSREKYVVESGTFDILVGRSSEDIQLKRNLKVKGEKIPFRDLSKETKAENYNDYSGVKIVEESRDASYAVGEIDTGDWVLYQDAKFKKGISQFEVRVSSRNDDGVIELRLNDPKKGKLVTTVEVPNTKGLQNWIDVKADVRKLSGKHDVYLTFKGSFTLDTFELK; via the coding sequence ATGAAAAAGGCTAAACGGTATGTGCGGATGGTTGTAAGTGTATTACTAGTTTTTGTTCTAACAACACAGGGTTGGCATTCAAGTATGGTTAAGGTAAGTTCCGTTGAAAAGACGTATGAGTACCCTTTTCGAAATCCGAATCTACCTTTGGATGAAAGGGTAGAAGATCTTCTTTCAAGGTTAACGTTAGATGAAAAGGTATCTTTATTGCATCAGTACCAGCCAGCAATACCTAGACTTGGGATCGAGTCGTTTCGTACGGGGACAGAGGCGCTTCATGGCGCTGCGTGGTTAGGAGAAGCTACTGTTTTTCCACAAGCTACTGGTTTGGCAAATACTTGGAATGAAGAATTGATTCAAGAAGTAGGATCAGCAGTTGGTGATGAAGTTCGAGCTTTCCACAAATTATATCCTGAGGATGTCGGGCTCTCTGTTTGGGCACCTGTCGTTGATTTGCAACGAGACCCGAGAGCTGGTAGAAATGCGGAAGGGTTTGGAGAGGATCCGTATTTAACAGGGAAGATCTCCACAGCGTATTCCCAAGGTCTTAAGGGGGATGACCCTTTCTATGTCAAAACAATCCCAACCTTGAAACACTTTTTAGGCTATAACAATGAAGAAAACCGTGGTGCTAGCTCATCTAGCTTAGATCCTCGAAATCTATACGAATATCAATTAAAGTCTTTTGAATATGCCATTAAATCAAAAGCAGCATTGTCGATGATGCCAGCCTATAATTCAATCAATGGAAAACCCGCAAACTTGAGTCCATTAATGGAAGATGTTGTGAAGAAACAATGGGCGGATGACTTTTTTGTTGTCAGTGATGCTGGGGATATTTCTGGATTAGTGAATGATCACAAGTATGTAGACACTTATGCAGAAGCGGCGGCATTATCGATTAAAGCCGGGGTCGACAGCTTAACGGATCAAAGTGCAGATTCAGAGACTGTTTTAAAATGGATCCATGATGCATTAGATCAAAGTTTATTGACAGAAGCGGATATTGATAACGCAGTAAGAAATATTCTACCACTACGCTTCCGCACAGGTGAGTTTGACGGTCCTGCTCTTGATCCATATGCCGATATTGATGCAAGTGTGATTAATAGTGAAGAACATCAGAAATTGGCATTGAAAACAGCACAAGAACAGCTAGTTTTGTTGAAGAATGAAAAAGACGCCTTACCACTAGAAAAAGATACTAAAGGTGAAGTTGCCGTTATTGGGCCACTTGCCGATCAAGTATTTAATGACTTTTACAGTGGAACACTTCCTTATACAGTAACAACCCTTGAAGGAGTAAAATCTAAGCTTTCAGAAGAACAAGTGGAATTTTCTCGTGGAGTCAATCAGATTGCATTAAAATCTAGTGCAACAGGAAAATATGTTACGGCATCACCCGAAGGAAATGTTAATTTGACTGCCGATGCCGAATCAGTCGGTAAAAATGAAACCTTCTCCTTATATGATTTTGGCTGGGATCAATATTTGTTACGGTCTCATGCTAATGATAAGTATGTATCCAATACATTTAGTGAAGATGTAAAGAACAATGAGAGTTCACCGGGCCGTCAGGAAAATGTGCAAGGCTCACAGGATTGGTTCACTTATCAAAATTACAATTACGAACAACAAGAAGATGGGACTTTTTCCCTCTACAATTATCAGTGGGGACATTGGGATACAGGACTGGAAGGTGGACGTTACGTTACGGTTGGAACAGAAGCCCCTCATAAACTGATTGCAACGAAAGAGTCTGTAGAAGGGAAAGCGGAAAAGTTTGAACAAACGATTGTGGTCGATGGGGAAAAAGAAGCACAACAAGTGGCTAAAGATGCCGAAACAGCCATTGTAGTTGTTGGAGACCAAACCTTATTAAACTCTCGGGAGACCATCGATCGCCAAGACATCATCTTGCCACCTTCTCAAAAAGAGTTGATTGAAAAGGTAGCTGCTGTAAATAAAAATACGATTGTAGTATTAATATCTAGCTATCCAATGGCAATGCCTGAAATTGAAGAGAATCCAAATGTTAAAGCAATTCTTTATTCCACTCATGGTGGCCAGGAAGAGGGTACTGCCATTGCCGATGCATTATTTGGAGATTATGCACCAGCTGGTCGTTTAAATCAAACCTGGTATAAGAGTGAAGCCCAACTGCCTGATATCATGGAATACGATATCATTAAAGGAGAACGGACCTATCAATATTTTGAGGGAGAAGCTTTATACCCATTTGGGCACGGTCTCACTTATACGGACTTTAAATATCACAACCTACGTTTAAGCTCACACAAAATAGAAGCGGATGAAGAGGTTAAAGTGACCGTTGATGTGACGAATGTAGGCGATATAGCAAGCGATGAAGTAGTACAATTATACGTACATGATAAGAAATCTAGTGTGAAGCGACCGATAAAGGAATTAGAAGGATTTGATAGAATCTATTTAGAACCGAATGAAACCAAGACTGTAACCTTTAATCTACCAGCAAGTGAACTTGCTTTCTGGGACGTTTCTAGAGAAAAATATGTGGTCGAATCAGGAACATTTGATATCCTTGTTGGAAGATCATCAGAGGATATACAATTAAAAAGAAACCTTAAAGTGAAAGGGGAAAAAATTCCATTTAGAGACCTTTCAAAAGAAACAAAAGCCGAGAATTACAACGATTACAGCGGCGTGAAGATTGTGGAAGAATCTAGGGATGCTTCCTATGCTGTAGGTGAGATTGATACTGGGGATTGGGTCCTCTATCAGGATGCGAAATTCAAGAAGGGTATCTCACAATTTGAAGTGCGCGTATCAAGCAGAAATGATGATGGTGTCATTGAGCTTCGACTAAATGACCCAAAGAAAGGCAAACTAGTTACAACTGTTGAGGTTCCTAATACAAAAGGACTTCAGAACTGGATTGACGTTAAAGCTGATGTAAGAAAGCTTTCAGGCAAGCATGATGTGTATCTTACTTTTAAAGGAAGTTTTACATTGGATACGTTTGAATTGAAGTAA
- the yicI gene encoding alpha-xylosidase: MKFTNGNWLTKEDYEIHYGRQVHDVIKGENELTIFVPCKTINHRGDTLDGPLLTIRISSPMENVFRIQAWHFKGGKEKYPNFDINHKDSALEIFQNDHKWELFSGRSKLRIPIDDMFRIDFFDQDKKLTFSDSKGLAWIKGPNQTTYMRGQLNIGVGEYFYGLGERFTPFVKNGQVVDSWNKDGGTSTEQAYKNVPFYLSNKGYGVFVNHPEHVAFEMGSEIVSKNQFSVNGEVLDYFFINGPTPKEVLERYTDLTGKPAIPPSWSFGLWLTTSFTTEYSEETVNHFVDGMIERDIPLSVFHFDCFWMKDMEWCNFEWDEQNFPDPEGMIKRLKEKGLKICVWINPYIAQKSKLFDEGARKGFLLKRPNGDVWQWDLWQAGQGVVDFTNPDACEWYADKLRILLDMGVDSFKTDFGERIPTDVVYWDGSDPNRMHNYYAYKYNQVVFDVLKEKKGEEEAVVFARSSTAGGQKFPVHWGGDCNATYESMAESLRGGLSLSLSGFGYWSHDIGGFENTATPDLFKRWLAFGLLSSHSRLHGSSSYRVPWLFDDEAVDVTRYFAQLKNTLMPYLMNLAVENNKTGIPIMRAMLLEFPYDPTCSQLELQYMLGNSLLVAPIFNEEGMANYYLPEGQWTNYLTGKVVSGGKWFTEHHDYKSVPLFVKENTLIPIGHNKERPDYNYSKGVTFHLYQLQNFTKVTSVVRDDSRKVVGSISIEREGDQLLVDVDMPTSYSLILADYTKIIETSSGDWFQEEKGVIIKPDPSDDHFVISI; this comes from the coding sequence GTGAAATTTACAAATGGGAACTGGTTAACAAAAGAAGACTATGAAATCCATTATGGACGTCAAGTTCATGATGTTATAAAGGGGGAAAATGAACTTACTATCTTTGTACCATGCAAGACTATTAATCACCGTGGGGATACATTGGATGGGCCGCTTCTCACGATCCGTATTTCTTCCCCAATGGAAAATGTATTTCGAATCCAGGCATGGCATTTCAAAGGTGGGAAAGAAAAATACCCGAATTTTGATATAAACCATAAGGATTCAGCACTTGAAATTTTTCAAAATGATCACAAGTGGGAACTGTTTAGCGGACGTTCTAAACTGAGAATTCCAATAGATGATATGTTCCGAATAGATTTTTTTGATCAAGACAAGAAGCTGACCTTTAGTGATTCGAAGGGACTTGCATGGATCAAGGGACCTAATCAAACAACTTACATGAGAGGGCAACTTAACATAGGTGTTGGAGAATACTTTTATGGATTAGGGGAGAGGTTTACTCCATTTGTAAAAAATGGTCAGGTTGTAGATAGTTGGAATAAAGATGGAGGTACTAGTACTGAGCAAGCCTATAAAAATGTACCTTTTTATCTAAGTAATAAAGGATATGGGGTATTTGTTAATCATCCAGAACATGTTGCATTCGAAATGGGATCCGAGATTGTTTCGAAAAATCAATTTAGTGTAAATGGAGAAGTGCTTGATTATTTCTTTATTAATGGCCCTACTCCAAAAGAAGTGTTAGAAAGATACACGGACCTAACGGGAAAACCTGCTATCCCTCCTTCCTGGTCTTTTGGTCTATGGTTAACCACGTCTTTTACGACCGAATATAGCGAGGAAACCGTTAATCATTTTGTAGATGGCATGATAGAAAGAGATATCCCTCTCAGTGTCTTTCATTTTGATTGCTTTTGGATGAAGGATATGGAATGGTGCAATTTCGAATGGGACGAACAGAACTTCCCAGACCCAGAAGGAATGATAAAACGTTTAAAAGAAAAAGGACTTAAAATCTGTGTTTGGATTAATCCTTATATTGCCCAGAAATCCAAATTGTTTGATGAAGGAGCGCGTAAAGGATTTTTATTAAAACGACCAAATGGAGATGTATGGCAGTGGGATCTTTGGCAAGCAGGTCAAGGAGTGGTCGATTTCACAAATCCTGACGCATGCGAATGGTATGCGGATAAACTTAGAATTTTGCTCGATATGGGTGTGGATTCGTTCAAAACTGATTTTGGGGAGAGAATTCCAACTGATGTCGTGTATTGGGACGGTTCTGATCCTAACCGTATGCATAATTATTATGCATACAAATACAACCAAGTTGTGTTTGATGTATTAAAAGAAAAGAAAGGCGAAGAAGAAGCGGTTGTTTTTGCTCGATCTTCTACCGCTGGAGGACAGAAATTTCCCGTCCATTGGGGTGGAGATTGTAATGCAACCTATGAATCTATGGCAGAAAGTTTGCGTGGTGGATTATCCCTTTCGCTATCGGGATTTGGCTATTGGAGTCATGATATAGGTGGATTTGAAAACACTGCAACCCCGGATCTATTTAAACGTTGGCTAGCTTTTGGTTTATTATCAAGCCATAGTCGATTACATGGAAGTTCGTCCTACCGGGTACCATGGTTGTTTGACGACGAAGCAGTGGATGTTACAAGGTATTTTGCTCAATTAAAAAACACCCTAATGCCTTACCTTATGAATTTAGCAGTGGAAAATAATAAAACTGGAATTCCAATCATGCGAGCGATGCTATTAGAGTTTCCTTATGATCCAACTTGTTCTCAGCTTGAGCTTCAATATATGCTAGGTAACTCTTTACTAGTGGCTCCAATTTTTAATGAAGAAGGCATGGCCAACTATTACCTACCTGAAGGGCAATGGACAAATTATTTAACTGGAAAAGTTGTTTCAGGAGGTAAATGGTTTACAGAACATCATGATTATAAAAGCGTTCCCCTATTTGTGAAGGAAAATACCCTTATCCCAATTGGACATAACAAAGAAAGACCTGACTATAACTATTCGAAAGGCGTTACGTTCCATCTTTATCAATTACAGAACTTTACCAAAGTTACCTCTGTTGTTCGCGATGATTCTCGAAAAGTAGTCGGTTCTATTTCAATCGAAAGGGAAGGAGATCAATTATTAGTAGATGTTGATATGCCGACTTCTTATTCTCTTATTCTAGCAGACTACACAAAGATCATAGAAACGTCTAGTGGTGATTGGTTTCAGGAGGAAAAAGGGGTGATCATTAAACCAGACCCAAGTGATGACCATTTTGTCATAAGCATTTGA
- a CDS encoding carbohydrate ABC transporter permease — protein MRMKKILLKTSLNLIAWILSFIVLIPFVVVIINSFKTDAEVNVLTLKLPEKWIFENYSVVFEKGNLAISFFNSTLYAVVSSFLLVVVVAFSAFVLARNTTKLNRFIYYFLVLGITLPLNYIPLMSVMKGLHLINSQFGIILLYTAMGIPISLFITYAFVNNIPKELDEAAVMDGCNAFSLFFRVIMPLLKPILVTVFVLNFMNVWNEFTAPLYLLNDVDKWPVTLAVYNFFGQFSAQWNLVSANIVLTSIPVLIVFLLAQKHIVGGLTSGSIKG, from the coding sequence ATGCGTATGAAAAAAATCCTATTAAAAACGAGTTTAAACTTAATTGCTTGGATTCTAAGTTTTATTGTTCTTATTCCATTTGTGGTTGTCATTATTAATTCCTTTAAAACAGACGCTGAGGTTAATGTTTTGACATTAAAACTTCCTGAAAAATGGATATTTGAGAATTACAGTGTTGTATTTGAGAAAGGAAATCTGGCTATATCATTTTTTAATAGCACACTGTATGCCGTTGTCAGTTCCTTTTTATTAGTAGTGGTTGTTGCCTTTTCTGCATTTGTTCTTGCTCGTAATACAACAAAACTGAATCGTTTTATCTACTATTTTCTAGTGCTTGGCATAACCTTGCCACTAAACTATATTCCACTTATGAGTGTGATGAAAGGGTTACATTTAATTAATTCACAGTTTGGAATTATCCTTCTTTACACAGCTATGGGTATTCCAATCTCCTTGTTTATTACCTATGCCTTCGTAAACAACATTCCTAAAGAATTAGATGAGGCAGCTGTGATGGATGGTTGTAATGCCTTTTCCTTATTTTTCAGAGTTATCATGCCTCTCTTAAAACCAATATTAGTAACCGTTTTTGTCTTAAATTTTATGAATGTTTGGAACGAGTTTACAGCACCACTTTATTTACTCAACGATGTAGATAAGTGGCCAGTAACACTTGCTGTATATAATTTCTTTGGACAATTTAGTGCACAATGGAACCTAGTAAGTGCCAATATTGTTCTTACTTCCATTCCAGTGTTAATCGTTTTCTTGCTTGCACAGAAACATATTGTTGGTGGTCTTACTTCTGGATCTATTAAAGGATAG
- a CDS encoding carbohydrate ABC transporter permease, which translates to MKLKKLYPWYFSSGAIILYMLFIVIPALVGIYYSFTDWNSYSSVKNFIGLENYKEIFVGDEVYLKYIKNTFVFTIFTSIAKTVLGLFIAILLVSGVKAAGFHRMVIFSPQVLSFLIVGLVFKSLLDPNYGFLNNTLHALGLDFLAKSWLGSLTWAMPSVMAVDTWKGMGYIMVLFVAGLLAVPKDYYEAAEIDGAGFFQKLFRITLPLLMPTITIATVLNITYGMRVFDIIYVLTNGGPGYATDVINTAVYSAFAKGYWGMGSALSSVLFVIMAIVSVFIIRIMTRNEVER; encoded by the coding sequence ATGAAACTAAAGAAATTATATCCTTGGTATTTTTCTTCCGGTGCGATCATTCTTTATATGTTATTTATTGTTATTCCGGCACTTGTTGGTATTTACTATTCGTTTACGGATTGGAATAGTTATAGTTCCGTTAAGAACTTTATCGGCTTAGAAAACTATAAGGAAATATTTGTTGGGGATGAGGTTTATCTAAAATATATAAAAAATACCTTTGTTTTTACCATATTTACATCCATCGCCAAAACAGTTCTAGGATTATTTATTGCTATTTTATTAGTAAGTGGTGTTAAGGCTGCAGGTTTTCACCGAATGGTTATTTTTTCACCACAGGTTCTTTCGTTCCTAATTGTAGGCTTAGTATTTAAGAGTTTGCTAGATCCAAATTACGGGTTTCTTAACAATACCTTGCATGCACTAGGGTTAGATTTTTTAGCCAAAAGCTGGTTAGGTTCCTTAACTTGGGCAATGCCTTCCGTTATGGCTGTAGATACGTGGAAAGGTATGGGCTATATTATGGTATTGTTTGTTGCTGGTTTACTTGCTGTTCCGAAAGATTACTATGAAGCAGCAGAAATAGATGGAGCGGGCTTTTTTCAAAAGCTTTTCCGTATTACTCTCCCATTGCTCATGCCAACGATAACCATTGCAACCGTATTAAATATAACCTATGGTATGCGTGTTTTTGACATTATTTACGTATTAACAAATGGTGGTCCTGGCTACGCAACTGATGTAATCAATACAGCTGTTTATTCCGCATTCGCCAAAGGCTATTGGGGAATGGGTAGTGCGTTATCTTCTGTGTTATTTGTCATTATGGCCATTGTATCTGTGTTCATTATTCGGATTATGACAAGAAACGAGGTGGAAAGATAA
- a CDS encoding ABC transporter substrate-binding protein: protein MKIKALSYLGVLILFALALVGCSSDDASGEDGSKVTLTFGTHQSGIPRTGIIQEMAKDFEKETGIGIEFQIVPDAQWRDLIKAKLASGEAPDIFNVDVDPLSMPANVRPKENAMDLSEEEFAGRMSDQILPSVSHEGKVYGVSYAPTKIWYVYYNKKIFNDLGIKPPTNYEEFKSISQKILDSGVTPFWMAPSSNWYQTLALFETGPNYEKLNPGIYEKLNNNEMKVADMDRMKTVLEQLKEFADLGYFGENFLSNTVEAGIDAFGKGEAAMFVRVPGTETEVSDAYPEMKDNMGFFVMPWGDNQTIGINPGGSAAMFGNKNSEHKEEILEFFRWMTKHENLQRVFDGGEGNLTICWPEIESKLTPEYLEYEEAHEKGTVMQAAVKYIDPQFMDVGKDISGMFAGSLTPEEVLENIDKRRAEQAKVLNDSAWEE from the coding sequence ATGAAAATAAAAGCGCTTTCTTATTTGGGTGTACTTATACTTTTTGCTCTTGCACTTGTGGGATGTAGTTCCGACGATGCATCTGGGGAGGACGGTTCTAAGGTTACGTTAACATTCGGTACGCATCAGTCGGGAATTCCAAGGACTGGAATTATTCAAGAGATGGCCAAAGACTTTGAAAAGGAAACGGGAATAGGAATTGAATTTCAAATTGTTCCTGATGCCCAATGGAGAGATCTGATTAAAGCAAAGCTAGCTTCTGGTGAAGCACCTGATATCTTTAATGTGGATGTAGATCCGCTCAGTATGCCTGCCAACGTACGGCCAAAAGAAAACGCCATGGATTTAAGTGAAGAAGAGTTTGCTGGTCGAATGTCTGATCAAATCTTGCCATCGGTAAGTCATGAAGGTAAGGTGTACGGAGTTTCTTATGCCCCAACTAAAATTTGGTATGTCTATTACAATAAAAAGATTTTTAACGATTTAGGAATAAAACCTCCTACTAATTACGAAGAATTTAAATCTATTAGTCAAAAGATTTTAGATTCTGGTGTAACTCCATTCTGGATGGCACCTTCAAGTAACTGGTATCAAACGCTTGCGTTGTTTGAAACGGGTCCTAATTACGAGAAGTTAAATCCAGGAATCTATGAAAAATTAAATAATAATGAAATGAAAGTTGCAGATATGGATCGTATGAAGACAGTGCTGGAACAACTAAAAGAATTTGCGGACCTTGGTTACTTCGGTGAAAATTTCCTATCTAACACAGTGGAGGCGGGAATTGATGCATTTGGAAAAGGGGAAGCAGCCATGTTCGTTCGAGTTCCAGGTACGGAAACAGAAGTTTCGGATGCTTATCCTGAAATGAAAGATAACATGGGATTCTTCGTTATGCCATGGGGCGATAATCAAACGATTGGAATTAACCCAGGTGGTTCTGCTGCTATGTTCGGTAATAAAAACTCGGAACATAAAGAGGAAATATTGGAGTTCTTCAGATGGATGACCAAACACGAAAATCTTCAGCGTGTGTTTGATGGCGGAGAAGGAAATCTGACAATCTGTTGGCCGGAAATAGAATCTAAATTAACCCCTGAGTACTTGGAATATGAGGAAGCACATGAAAAAGGTACGGTCATGCAGGCTGCAGTGAAATATATTGATCCACAGTTTATGGATGTAGGGAAAGATATTTCTGGTATGTTTGCTGGATCGCTTACGCCAGAAGAGGTTCTAGAGAACATTGATAAACGACGAGCAGAACAAGCTAAAGTCTTAAACGATTCTGCTTGGGAGGAGTAG